Proteins encoded in a region of the Syngnathus typhle isolate RoL2023-S1 ecotype Sweden linkage group LG20, RoL_Styp_1.0, whole genome shotgun sequence genome:
- the otud6b gene encoding deubiquitinase OTUD6B encodes MDKEDVETPEERLLKRQRREKKDLQAKIQSMKNGISKNDKKRRKQMTEEIGTMEAELDQKHNEELRQLMSTSSAEVQEAVNGVEALTVEVQPRISKAQKRRDKKAAQERERESRIAEAEVQNLQGERHMEGVKLAEKLAARGLQIKEISSDGHCMYRAIQDQLVRRHELSVKDLRCQTAAHMRSHADDFLPFLSNPDTGDMYTAEDFEKYCHDVEHTVAWGGQLELQALSKVLQCPIEVIQADSSPITIGEEHTGDGITLIYMRHAYELGEHYNSVERLKEPADHS; translated from the exons ATGGACAAGGAAGATGTCGAAACGCCGGAGGAGAGGCTATTGAAGCGGCAACGCAGGGAGAAGAAGGACCTGCAAG CCAAAATCCAGAGCATGAAAAACGGTATTTCCAAAAATGATAAGAAGAGGCGGAAGCAGATGACGGAGGAGATCGGCACGATGGAGGCAGAGTTGGATCAGAAGCACAACGAGGAGCTGCGGCAACTCATGTCTACATCTAGCGCTGAG GTCCAAGAGGCAGTGAATGGAGTGGAGGCGCTGACGGTTGAGGTGCAGCCTCGCATCAGCAAAGCCCAGAAGAGAAGG GACAAAAAGGCTGCCCAGGAGCGCGAGCGTGAGAGCAGGATTGCAGAGGCCGAGGTGCAAAACCTGCAGGGTGAGCGCCACATGGAGGGTGTCAAGTTGGCGGAGAAGCTGGCCGCGCGAGGTCTTCAGATCAAGGAGATCTCCTCTGATGGCCACTGCATGTATCGCGCCATACAAGACCAGCTGGTGCGGCGACATGAG TTGAGCGTGAAGGATCTGCGGTGTCAGACGGCGGCACACATGCGGAGCCACGCCGACGACTTTCTCCCTTTTCTCAGCAACCCTGACACGGGCGACATGTACACAGCAG AGGACTTTGAGAaatactgtcatgatgtggagCACACAGTGGCGTGGGGCGGACAACTGGAA CTCCAAGCACTGAGCAAAGTCCTGCAATGTCCCATCGAAGTCATCCAGGCTGATTCGTCGCCCATCACCATCGGCGAGGAGCACACCGGTGACGGCATCACCTTGAT CTACATGCGTCACGCATACGAGCTGGGAGA